A region from the Rhizoctonia solani chromosome 13, complete sequence genome encodes:
- a CDS encoding Fungal specific transcription factor domain, giving the protein MKHTPGPLPSSCLTCRQRRKKCDKNRPACDRCLVGGFRCLGYDHIPTSSNPKQPRASTSKQAATSSLRAPSIRDPKNRLGSPGYNSYRHSSTDSGTSDTGDLSPRQLSSMHTTPAARAPSCTSAFPMPRPVSAQSPQRVTQAGYLSSPISSECPRSSMALAPKTVFGPPRPPVIESSPVELQELPNETWAQPLFSMIDTYGGSYNPSFVFNLPPTISPNPLFSGQIIDFILAQYEPVLEMVFFRPTREMLDFARQKLIVRLQESNLTHWSMYIGARIFQALMKYGKRADLRFLEKCVQRMGEHVCSQTTRDGSLTGALHALSGGLELVFLDYMTSNSRSGYQLFKQLVPSFIRAAETLPSYLCSQKISLVEAFTSTNYELGRFVFIDAVTSFILGVAPTIAYDTTMPVVRTPIECNGLPGSIHPTEWMHGSPIELTALIIKISLWRAKHPDIQCAPESTWKPLEIEAWAWAPRVASPGALNEPNQMVIRMAVQEGWRHAGLIYLYMGMCGCMSDDPRVQASVRQIVQLLQILQPDLTTRSHYFIPCLIASICTPSEKHRTELRNAFVKVEEHLPWLFRALDYRNLVDHLWHGAAAGGKPVRWEDYINSRRAVMPID; this is encoded by the exons ATGAAGCACACCCCCGGGCCCTTGCCTTCCAGCTGTTTAACTTGCCGTCAACG ACGAAAGAAATGCGACAAAAATCGCCCTGCTTGCGACAGGTGTCTAGTTGGAGGCTTCAGATGTCTTGGATACGACCATATACCAACTTCATCCAATCCCAAGCAGCCCAGGGCCTCCACCTCCAAGCAAGCTGCCACTAGCTCATTACGAGCACCCAGTATTCGAGATCCCAAAAACAGACTAGGATCGCCAGGATACAACTCTTACAGACACTCCTCAACGGATAGTGGGACATCCGACACGGGCGACTTGTCCCCGAGGCAACTCAGCAGCATGCACACAACTCCCGCGGCCCGTGCA CCGTCTTGTACATCAGCCTTCCCCATGCCGAGGCCTGTTTCTGCGCAATCGCCTCAAAGGGTTACCCAAGCCGGCTATTTGTCATCGCCAATATCATCTGAATGCCCTCGAAGCTCGATGGCCCTTGCTCCCAAGACTGTATTTGGCCCCCCTCGACCGCCGGTAATAGAATCTAGCCCCGTGGAGCTACAAGAGCTCCCAAATGAAACCTGGGCGCAGCCCTTGTTCTCCATGATCGATACCTATGGAGGATCATATAATCCTTCATTTGTGTTTAACCTTCCTCCGACCATATCCCCGAACCCTTTATTCTCAGGACAAATCATCGATTTCATTTTGGCTCAAT ATGAACCTGTATTGGAGATGGTATTTTTCCGACCAACCCGGGAAATGCTCGACTTTGCACGACAAAAACTTATCGTGCGGTTACAAGAGTCCAACCTGACACATTGGTCAATGTACATCGGAGCGCGCATCTTTCAAGCGTTGATGAAATACGGGAAACGGGCTGATCTACGGTTTCTCGAGAAATGTGTGCAGAGAATGGGAGAacatgtttgttcccaaacTACGAGGGATGGGTCATTAACTGGAGCGTTACATGCCCTGTCTGGAGGACTAGAA CTTGTTTTCTTGGATTATATGACATCTAATAGTCGTTCAGGATACCAACTTTTCAAACAACTCGTGCCTTCGTTCATACGTGCGGCCGAAACTCTCCCATCATACCTTTGCTCTCAAAAGATATCGCTAGTCGAAGCATTTACATCCACAAACTACGAACTCGGTCGGTTCGTATTCATCGACGCGGTCACATCTTTTATCCTCGGCGTTGCCCCCACGATCGCCTACGACACCACGATGCCTGTCGTTCGAACTCCAATCGAGTGCAACGGACTTCCGGGGTCTATACACCCTACCGAGTGGATGCATGGGTCTCCCATCGAGCTTACGGCGCTCATCATCAAAATTAGCCTCTGGCGGGCCAAGCACCCAGATATCCAATGCGCCCCCGAGTCGACCTGGAAACCGCTCGAGATTGAAGCGTGGGCCTGGGCACCGAGGGTCGCCAGCCCGGGCGCCCTCAACGAGCCGAATCAGATGGTAATCAGGATGGCTGTACAAGAAGGATGGCGCCACGCTGGATTGATTTACCTTTACATG GGAATGTGTGGATGTATGAGCGACGATCCGCGCGTCCAGGCCTCGGTTCGCCAAATCGTACAGCTGTTACAGATTCTCCAGCCCGATCTGACTACGAGGTCCCATTACTTCATTCCTTGCCTTATT GCTTCTATATGCACACCCTCTGAGAAACACCGCACAGAGCTGCGTAATGCGTTTGTCAAGGTCGAGGAGCACTTGCCTTGGCTCTTCCGAGCGCTCGATTACAGGAATCTGGTCGACCATTTATGGCACGGTGCTGCGGCAGGTGGGAAGCCTGTCAGGTGGGAGGATTATATTAACTCGAGGAGGGCAGTTATGCCTATTGATTAA
- a CDS encoding Metallopeptidase family M24 → MITPQLRPLAPLSGSMTYQHVLEDSGPTDSHSDDYQSLLYAPFISAILSAAVLLIHYYLHDLDLRRSLSSGTVRKKTRSTTRPTRAQRSINIWKVLRLGVCLILLLLAIVMLGMAESCPNPDNAKPGATDQVASALAGHGIGKRKKRQHHTNLCLTKEQSTRLSLACFYTYTTLLAFLTLCLGPEFNAACDSHITPLLLLALLVDIWVQIFPGREMSKATLICDWVRIGFLAIASIITPILAWSSSPTNKYKTPPTNWPTSGRLVVQNLTAQYSDQEPPTIEDISFRVSAGDRIGIVGKLASGKDALALALLRFIPTEGKVFFDGVGTHTIHPTILSSHISLITGQAASSSSRATVRYVLDPQHQYSNETLYAALNTAGLVGFGLEIGLKRISARAQYGVGFAAAVVRQSKLIIVDETTTSIEYAPDTEFHASLRCALPNATILVITNTLRNIQGVDKVLVLEAGHLAELGTPSELLNRHGAFRKLVDVDDARDALYVAKKKCDKTRPFCLRCLNSKGLFPCLGYEDETYEPEIKKLAPVLEERATNLPRTNLRPLVFGVEFGDAVPESSAKVTYYKTRVSASDINDYLTPAFISLTDRGSPESSLMSVASSMHRPVKDADWEPGVRRHGSDNAIRLSLPSMIPRGVNANRWMRESYLTFILGEYQRHRVLKFFRPPTNTGQGFVMAQLNRPLRLGLMYLGAKVFEAFVEKSEEVAIKLCSQWVTRYTNDVTSSEELQNPFPSTQEVEDRLSRLHNLALIQFIVLGTGVGYNTFRLALPNFLRLVSDHPDLWARQERNGLLRISLPAVLSSGRTEIQRFAFQDILYSLVLGVPTLAEYDSTGLPTAPGTNISADWFHDVHGAPAEMVIIISEVHSRRAQVKIVDWLELEMRTWSWGQVDTRYEESSQLIYRAAIQEAWRHATLMYIYMGMCGATSHDGRVQASVYQIIKLVDVVGDTNINGHLTGPLIIAGIAARYESQRTLIFNKLNSYSGVRVWLLQGADFARVLNHLWHGPAICGAAVGWDDYVQKRYEIVYYDLLMPSKPKSGPGPRPESCLTCRQRKKKCDKTRPFCLRCLNSKGAFPCLGYGDETYEPPTDKPSLEERVVNTSGANLRPLVFGVEFGDAVPESSAKVVYYGTRVSASDINDYLTPAVISLTDRSSPESSLMSIASSMHHPVQDADWEPGVRSHGSDNAIRLSLPSMIPRGVNANRWMRESYLTFILGEYYRHRILKFFRPPTKEGPGHLIANLSRPRRLGYMYLGAKIFETFVGKPEEMAIQSSSQWVTRYANHVTSSEELQNPFPSVKEVEDRLSGLLHLGLIQLIVLGTAAAYNTLRLALPNALRLVSNYPDHWAKEERNGLLCISLPSVLTSFQADLQRFVYQDIVYSLILGVPTQAEYDSTELPTAPGTNISADWFHDVQGAPAEMVIIISEVHNWRAQVKSADWRELEMRAWAWNRADTRYEESNQLIYRTAIQEAWRHATLIYIYMGMCGVTSHDARVQASVYQIVKLMEVVGDTTMDVHFSITSLVAGISARYETQRALIFRKLRSFSGIRLWAIQGRDFARVLDSLWHSAAIYGGAVVWDDYPSQSLNVPEDPEECASICIEAGLFYGMAQHVTNDLLGPIDEYVPAVFSRASSNPTLGVRSVPPEAASLRSHHSSVSGKRPHVMKLESGHDYEVSMSSTEDSVLSDLRSELPRRKKCDRTRPVCERCTKGRFKCLGYDNDPLESPLTEKVFGSTRTLGRLDINDPAPTPRCVETPSATRAVQNQSSSRLTGPNALSRNLDDVPSEDAKSRLESFNDSENSILSAGALELMAKSLSKPQGLSTLAQELRAFDGVWPQEHSQSLVRARTFDPGIGATLPLVIQAEIPRSLNVNARMRESYFTFILSEYETHRLRKFFRSPPVPISRGLAQRMKRSNKMLGFMYLGAKVFEVLTEKPKDAASDCCKKWIANFDRQVMGRASSSPSLQESEDRLTGLLELAYLTFLVVDTVAGYAFLKRALPLFLQLVSSDPELWSEKGGQLTILLPRILSTSRYEIRRFVFYDMMCSLALGVRSLAEYDPGDPPVVSYPPLPMEIFHGIPIEWIHIIGHVHTHASDWSNLETQTLSWRPRISDIWGEESVEVVLRMAIQESWRHTTLIYIYMGMCGVNSSDRRVQASVRQIIRLIRVVHDSPMDVHLSIPCLIAGIAARYETQRTLIYQKLLSFRNTHIWILRGADFIPVLRHLWNGLHFPSSYCSTHARRSKDPGAMFGNPALLESVYPARLHTTKTIEKLLGFLPDGDRVKTQIILLSGSTTPFRNDTDREMPLRQESNFFYLTGCDVANSHLMITVSPPTVASNGPEVKSTLFIPREDPLETMWSPPPPTLEAARSTHEVDILAYSDEFDKHVAGAIKTRETAVHILPQTIQFPTLPAPLLVALSASGANPPPMIKYLLPALHSARLIKTEYEIELIRQANAISSRAHEVIMRVLGKDVKEVGGRVSTGSKEVTAVMPGQWRIEKEAEAEAIFVASCRREGAVHQAYMPIVASAQHAATLHYCCNDRAFAWGPVNSERQDLATQPANGHAHAHNGTQNGHGNEPTLAPQVLLLDAGCEWRNYASDITRTTPVGNGGKFTPEARAIYELVLKMQEEAIDSLKPGLHWDKVQLQCHLTLIDGFLELGLFKGERADIINSEISSAFFPHGVGHSLGLDVHDVPSASKPEAVTASSSLLALGPNVTIPIESADHPSFYRYLRLRLPLATGMVLTVEPGIYFSPHLLAPVRSSPYIDHELLAKYESVGGVRIEDVLWITETGCQNFTMTGKSVEWIEKLTSGQA, encoded by the exons ATGATTACACCGCAGCTGCGTCCTCTTGCGCCTCTATCTGGCAGCATGACCTACCAACATGTACTTGAGGATTCTGGTCCTACTGACTCCCACTCTGACGACTATCAATCACTTCTTTACGCACCCTTCATATCAGCCATCTTGTCTGCAGCCGTGCTCCTTATTCACTACTATCTCCATGACCTCGATCTCCGGCGCTCATTATCTAGCGGTACCGTGCGAAAGAAAACGCGGAGTACCACTCGTCCGACTCGCGCCCAGCGATCTATCAATATCTGGAAAGTGCTCCGACTTGGCGTTTGCTTGATACTATTACTACTTGCAATCGTGATGCTCGGAATGGCCGAATCTTGCCCCAACCCGGATAATGCTAAGCCGGGGGCAACGGATCAAGTGGCGAGCGCTCTCGCAGGACATGGAATCGGCAAACGCAAGAAACGACAGCACCACACCAATCTATGCTTAACCAAGGAACAGTCTACCCGGCTATCGCTCGCGTGTTTCTAT ACATATACCACCTTACTCGCTTTCCTAACACTCTGCCTCGGTCCCGAATTCAACGCAGCTTGTGATTCGCACATCACCCCCCTTCTACTACTCGCTTTACTCGTTGATATATGGGTCCAAATATTCCCAGGACGCGAAATGTCCAAGGCTACTCTGATATGCGACTGGGTTCGTATCGGTTTTCTCGCCATCGCCTCGATTATCACCCCGATACTTGCATGGTCCTCCTCTCCTACAAACAAATACAAGACCCCTCCTACAAACTGGCCCACATCAGGTCGGCTTGTAGTCCAGAACCTGACGGCCCAATACAGCGACCAGGAGCCCCCAACAATCGAAGATATTTCGTTTCGCGTTTCAGCGGGGGATAGGATCGGTATAGTCGGAAAACTAGCAA GCGGGAAAGATGCCTTGGCATTGGCGTTGTTAAGGTTTATTCCCACAGAAGGCAAGGTCTTCTTTGA CGGTGTTGGAACGCATACCATTCATCCTACGATCCTTTCATCCCATATTTCATTAATAACCGGACAAGCAGCTTCGTCGTCCAGTCGAGCCACGGTCCGATACGTTCTCGACCCACAGCACCAATATTCAAACGAGACGCTCTATGCGGCGCTGAACACTGCGGGATTAGTCGGATTTGGGTTAGAGATTGGTCTGAAGAGGATAAGCGCGCGTGCTCAGTATGGGGTAGGATTTGCTGCGGCAGTTGTGAG ACAGAGTAAGCTTATCATCGTGGACGAAACTACGACTTCGATTG AATACGCGCCTGACACGGAATTCCACGCATCTCTCCGTTGCGCACTTCCAAACGCAACCATCCTTGTGATCACGAACACGCTGAGGAACATCCAAGGCGTAGACAAG GTCTTGGTCCTTGAAGCCGGACACCTCGCCGAGCTTGGGACTCCAAGCGAATTATTAAATCGACATGGAGCGTTCAGGAAATTGGTTGATGTGGATGATGCTCGAGATGCGCTTTACGTTGC GAAGAAAAAATGCGATAAGACCCGGCCATTTTGTCTACGGTGTTTGAATTCAAAGGGACTTTTTCCGTGTTTGGGGTATGAGGATGAAACGTACGAGCCAGAGATCAAGAAACTGGCACCAGTCCTCGAAGAGCGCGCGACAAACTTGCCTCGAACGAACTTGCGTCCGCTTGTCTTCGGAGTAGAGTTTGGGGACGCAGTT CCCGAGTCGAGTGCAAAGGTCACTTACTACAAGACACGTGTGTCGGCATCAGATATAAACGATTATCTTACTCCTGCGTTCATCTCGCTTACCGACCGTGGCTCTCCCGAAAGCTCGCTAATGAGCGTTGCATCATCGATGCATCGTCCAGTGAAAGACGCCGACTGGGAGCCAGGTGTAAGAAGGCATGGATCGGATAATGCTATCAGACTATCGCTGCCTTCGATGATTCCACGTGGGGTGAACGCTAACAGGTGGATGAGGGAGAGCTACCTGACGTTCATTCTGGGAGAAT ACCAGCGGCACCGAGTCCTCAAGTTTTTCAGACCTCCCACTAACACAGGGCAGGGATTCGTTATGGCACAGTTGAATCGGCCCCTAAGACTTGGGCTCATGTATCTTGGAGCTAAAGTATTTGAAGCCTTTGTCGAAAAGTCAGAGGAAGTGGCCATAAAATTATGTTCACAGTGGGTGACGCGGTACACGAATGATGTAACAAGCTCAGAAGAACTTCAGAACCCGTTTCCGTCGACACAAGAAGTAGAGGATAGATTGAGTAGGCTACATAAT CTAGCCCTCATACAATTCATTGTCCTCGGCACCGGGGTAGGCTATAACACATTTCGTCTCGCACTGCCAAACTTTCTTCGCCTGGTATCAGACCATCCAGATCTCTGGGCTAGACAAGAGCGCAATGGACTTCTCCGCATATCTCTTCCAGCAGTCCTTAGCTCGGGTCGAACTGAAATTCAACGATTCGCATTCCAGGATATCTTGTATTCGCTTGTACTTGGAGTTCCAACATTAGCTGAATACGACTCGACGGGACTGCCAACCGCACCTGGGACAAACATCTCGGCTGATTGGTTTCATGATGTGCATGGTGCACCCGCTGAGATGGTTATCATTATCTCCGAGGTCCACAGTCGGCGAGCTCAAGTGAAAATCGTGGATTGGCTCGAATTAGAAATGAGGACATGGTCGTGGGGCCAGGTAGATACTCGGTACGAAGAGTCCAGCCAACTGATCTATCGCGCCGCGATTCAGGAAGCCTGGAGGCACGCAACATTGATGTATATCTACATG GGTATGTGTGGGGCAACTTCTCATGATGGACGAGTTCAAGCCTCCGTGTACCAAATCATCAAGTTGGTCGATGTGGTAGGAGATACAAATATAAATGGACATTTGACAGGTCCACTCATCATT GCTGGCATAGCAGCACGATACGAGTCGCAACGCACGCTCATTTTCAATAAGCTCAACTCTTACAGTGGAGTTAGGGTGTGGTTACTCCAAGGTGCGGATTTCGCGCGGGTTTTGAATCATCTTTGGCATGGTCCCGCTATATGTGGTGCTGCAGTTGGGTGGGATGATTACGTGCAGAAGAGATACGAG ATCGTCTACTACGATCTGCTGATGCCAAGTAAACCTAAATCCGGCCCTGGCCCCCGACCTGAGAGCTGCTTGACGTGTAGGCAGAG GAAGAAAAAATGCGACAAGACTCGACCGTTTTGCTTGCGGTGCTTGAATTCAAAGGGGGCATTTCCGTGTTTGGGGTATGGCGATGAAACGTACGAGCCCCCAACCGACAAACCGTCCCTTGAAGAGCGCGTGGTGAATACCTCTGGAGCGAACTTGCGTCCGCTTGTCTTCGGAGTAGAGTTTGGGGACGCAGTT CCCGAGTCGAGTGCAAAGGTTGTTTACTACGGGACGCGTGTGTCGGCGTCGGACATAAACGACTACCTTACTCCTGCGGTCATCTCGCTTACCGACCGTAGCTCTCCCGAAAGCTCGCTAATGAGCATTGCATCATCGATGCATCATCCAGTGCAAGACGCAGACTGGGAGCCAGGTGTAAGAAGCCATGGGTCGGATAATGCTATCAGACTATCGCTGCCTTCGATGATTCCACGTGGGGTGAACGCTAACAGGTGGATGAGGGAGAGCTACCTGACGTTCATTCTGGGAGAAT ATTATAGACACCGAATCCTCAAGTTTTTCAGACCTCCCACTAAGGAAGGACCGGGACACCTCATCGCGAATTTAAGCCGACCTCGAAGACTTGGATATATGTACCTTGGAGCTAAGATATTCGAAACCTTTGTAGGAAAACCAGAGGAAATGGCCATACAGTCGAGCTCCCAGTGGGTGACGCGGTACGCGAATCATGTAACAAGCTCAGAAGAGCTCCAGAACCCGTTCCCATCAGTGAAAGAGGTAGAGGATAGGTTGAGTGGGCTTCTGCAC TTAGGTCTCATACAACTTATTGTCCTCGGCACTGCTGCGGCGTACAATACTCTGCGTCTCGCGCTGCCCAACGCCCTCCGCCTTGTATCGAATTACCCAGATCATTGGGCCAAAGAAGAACGCAACGGACTTCTTTGCATATCTCTGCCATCAGTCCTGACCTCATTTCAAGCCGACCTTCAGAGATTCGTGTACCAAGATATCGTGTATTCGCTCATACTCGGGGTTCCAACACAGGCTGAATACGACTCGACGGAACTGCCAACCGCACCTGGGACAAACATCTCGGCTGATTGGTTTCATGATGTGCAGGGTGCACCCGCTGAAATGGTTATCATTATCTCCGAGGTGCACAATTGGCGCGCCCAAGTTAAGAGTGCAGACTGGCGCGAGCTGGAAATGAGGGCGTGGGCATGGAATCGAGCGGATACTCGGTACGAAGAGTCAAACCAACTGATATATCGCACTGCGATACAGGAAGCCTGGAGACATGCAACGTTAATTTATATCTATATG GGTATGTGTGGGGTAACTTCTCATGATGCCAGAGTTCAGGCCTCCGTGTACCAAATCGTCAAATTAATGGAAGTGGTGGGAGATACGACTATGGACGTACACTTCTCGATCACATCCCTCGTA GCCGGGATATCAGCCCGATACGAGACTCAGCGAGCACTCATTTTCCGAAAGCTCAGGTCTTTCAGTGGAATCAGGTTATGGGCGATTCAAGGCCGAGATTTCGCGCGAGTTTTAGATTCTCTGTGGCATAGTGCCGCTATATATGGCGGCGCAGTCGTGTGGGACGATTAC CCGAGTCAAAGTTTGAACGTGCCCGAGGACCCCGAAGAATGTGCCTCTATTTGCATCGAGGCAGGTTTATTTTACGGAATGGCTCAACATG TTACAAACGATCTTCTTGGCCCAATAGACGAATATGTCCCAGCAGTGTTTTCGCGAGCGAGTTCGAATCCTACCCTGGGAGTTCGAAGTGTCCCACCCGAGGCGGCAAGCTTGAGGTCCCACCATTCCTCGGTGTCGGGCAAGCGCCCACACGTGATGAAACTAGAGTCTGGTCATGACTACG AGGTTAGTATGTCATCTACTGAGGATTCTGTCTTGTCTGACTTGCGGAGTGAACTTCCCAGGAGAAAGAAGTGCGACCG GACTAGACCGGTCTGCGAGCGTTGTACCAAGGGCCGGTTTAAGTGCCTTGGGTATGATAACGACCCTCTGGAGAGCCCATTAACGGAGAAAGTGTTTGGATCAACAAGGACACTCGGGCGCTTAGATATAAATGACCCTGCCCCAACGCCAAGGTGTGTGGAAACACCGAGTGCAACTCGGGCTGTCCAGAACCAGTCG TCTAGTCGACTCACCGGTCCTAATGCTTTGTCCCGAAATTTGGATGATGTACCTTCAGAGGATGCAAAGTCACGTCTAGAATCGTTTAACGACTCCGAAAACTCGATCCTGAGTGCAGGCGCTCTGGAACTCATGGCCAAGTCACTTTCAAAACCACAAGGTCTATCAACTTTGGCTCAGGAACTTCGAGCATTCGATGGGGTGTGGCCTCAGGAGCATTCACAAAGCCTCGTTCGAGCGAGAACATTTGACCCGGGTATAGGTGCCACTCTCCCCCTGGTAATTCAAGCTGAGATACCCCGTTCCTTGAACGTAAACGCGCGGATGCGGGAAAGTTATTTCACATTTATCTTATCCGAAT ACGAGACACATCGCCTCCGTAAATTCTTTCGGTCACCTCCTGTCCCAATAAGCCGTGGTTTGGCCCAGCGTATGAAGCGTTCCAATAAAATGCTTGGATTCATGTACCTcggtgccaaggtatttgaaGTTCTTACAGAAAAACCCAAAGATGCCGCTTCGGATTGTTGCAAGAAATGGATTGCCAACTTCGATCGACAAGTTATGGGTCGCGCGTCTTCGAGCCCTTCGCTCCAAGAATCAGAAGATCGGCTTACAGGATTATTAGAA TTGGCTTATTTGACTTTCCTCGTTGTTGATACCGTCGCAGGATACGCCTTTCTGAAACGAGCATTACCACTATTTCTACAGTTGGTATCAAGCGACCCCGAACTTTGGAGTGAGAAAGGGGGACAGCTCACGATATTACTCCCTCGAATTCTTTCGACTTCACGATACGAGATTAGGAGGTTTGTCTTCTATGACATGATGTGTTCCTTGGCTCTTGGCGTTAGGTCACTGGCGGAATACGACCCAGGTGATCCCCCGGTAGTGTCATATCCACCTCTTCCTATGGAAATATTTCATGGTATCCCAATCGAATGGATTCATATCATTGGACATGTTCACACTCACGCGAGCGACTGGTCCAACTTGGAGACTCAAACTTTGTCATGGCGGCCGCGGATATCTGATATTTGGGGAGAGGAATCTGTTGAAGTAGTACTTCGGATGGCGATACAAGAGAGCTGGAGGCATACTACTCTTATTTATATTTATATG GGTATGTGTGGGGTGAATTCGTCTGATCGACGCGTACAAGCTTCTGTGAGACAAATTATTCGGCTGATAAGAGTTGTACATGATTCGCCTATGGATGTGCACTTGTCTATACCATGTCTGATT GCCGGGATCGCAGCGCGATATGAAACTCAGCGAACCTTAATTTATCAAAAGTTATTATCCTTCCGAAACACTCATATATGGATTCTTCGCGGGGCCGACTTTATTCCTGTCTTGAGGCATCTTTGGAATGGG CTGCATTTCCCCTCTTCGTATTGTT CAACGCACGCCCGCCGATCCAAAGATCCAGGAGCGATGTTTGGCAATCCTGCGCTTTTAGAGAGCGTTTATCCTG CTCGACTTCATACAACAAAGACCATAGAGAAACTTCTTGGCTTTCTCCCCGACGGAGACAGAGTGAAG ACTCAAATAATCCTTCTTTCCGGATCAACAACTCCATTCCGTAATGATACCGACCGTGAAATGCCGCTGCGTCAAGAATCAAACTTTTTCTACCTAACTGGATGCGACGTCGCCAATTCCCACTTGATGATAACTGTCTCCCCTCCTACCGTGGCGTCCAATGGTCCCGAAGTAAAGTCGACACTTTTCATCCCCAGGGAAGACCCATTGGAAACAATGTGGTCTCCCCCGCCTCCCACTCTAGAAGCGGCACGCTCGACGCACGAAGTCGATATCCTTGCGTACTCGGATGAATTTGATAAACATGTTGCCGGTGCTATCAAGACCAGGGAAACCGCCGTGCACATCCTGCCACAGACCATCCAGTTCCCGACTCTTCCTGCTCCATTGCTCGTGGCTCTGTCAGCCTCTGGAGCAAACCCTCCACCGATGATCAAGTACCTTCTCCCAGCTCTCCACTCTGCGCGTCTCATTAAAACTGAATATGAAATTGAACTCATTCGTCAAGCAAATGCGATTTCTTCTAGAGCACATGAAGTAATCATGCGTGTGTTGGGAAAGGATGTGAAAGAGGTTGGAGGAAGGGTCAGTACCGGCTCCAAGGAGGTTACGGCCGTGATGCCAGGGCAGTGGAGGATCGAAAAGGAAGCTGAAGCCGAGGCGATATTTGTTGCTAGTTGTAGGCGTGAAGG CGCCGTACATCAAGCATATATGCCTATTGTCGCATCGGCTCAGCATGCCGCTACTTTACATTATTGCTGCAATGATCGGGCGTTCGCCTGGGGCCCTGTAAACTCCGAACGTCAAGATCTGGCTACGCAGCCCGCGAACGGTCATGCCCATGCGCATAACGGCACACAGAACGGGCATGGAAATGAGCCAACACTTGCGCCACAAGTACTCTTACTGGATGCGGGCTGTGAGTGGCGCAATTACGCTTCGGACA TTACCCGTACTACTCCT GTTGGGAATGGAGGAAAGTTCACTCCAGAAGCTCGTGCAATTTACGAACTCGTCCTGAAAATGCAAGAAGAGGCTATCGATTCTCTGAAACCTGGCCTGCACTG GGATAAAGTTCAACTTCAATGTCATTTGACGTTGATTGATGGATTCCTAGAGTTGGGACTCTTCAAAGGCGAAA GAGCCGACATCATCAACTCGGAAATATCCAGCGCATTTTTCCCTCATGGAGTAGGCCATTCACTTGGCCTCGATGTGCATGATGTCCCGTCAGCATCTAAACCCGAAGCTGTTACtgcctcttcctccttgcTTGCTCTAGGTCCGAACGTAACAATTCCTATTGAAAGTGCAGATCACCCGTCGTTCTACAGGTATTTACGCCTCCGTCTCCCTCTCGCCACTGGTATGGTCCTC ACTGTTGAACCTGGTATCTACTTCTCTCCACACCTGCTCGCTCCCGTTCGATCGTCCCCATACATTGACCACGAGCTTCTGGCCAAGTATGAGAGCGTTGGCGGTGTACGAATCGAGGATGTTTTGTGGATCACAGAAACTGGATGCCAAAACTTTACCATGACGGGGAAGAGCGTAGAGTGGATTGAGAAGCTGACTTCTGGCCAAGCTTGA